A part of Armatimonadota bacterium genomic DNA contains:
- a CDS encoding MarR family transcriptional regulator produces the protein MRQNRPELTGAQYDIVRIAWESERPISVTELWQELGKNRDVARTTVLTWVQRLEKRGWLRRVETLDGLAYSAAAAPEDGAVSAAERVMNTLFNGSASGLMMALAGRGHVDAEEIARLRQLLADLEEKNESQP, from the coding sequence ATGAGACAAAATAGACCCGAATTGACCGGTGCACAATACGACATCGTTCGGATCGCTTGGGAATCTGAGCGTCCGATTTCGGTAACAGAACTCTGGCAGGAGCTTGGTAAGAACCGCGACGTCGCTAGAACGACCGTGTTGACGTGGGTCCAACGCCTGGAAAAAAGGGGCTGGCTACGGCGTGTGGAAACTCTCGATGGTCTCGCGTATTCCGCCGCCGCCGCCCCAGAAGATGGTGCCGTCTCGGCCGCAGAGCGAGTGATGAACACGCTTTTCAATGGGTCTGCCTCGGGCCTCATGATGGCTTTAGCTGGTCGAGGGCACGTCGACGCCGAAGAGATCGCCCGCCTGCGCCAGCTATTGGCCGACTTGGAGGAGAAGAATGAATCTCAGCCTTAG